A window from Terriglobales bacterium encodes these proteins:
- a CDS encoding SpoIIE family protein phosphatase, with amino-acid sequence MSFGGAGTGGETIAGSSVFPSLIFVQGTEERRIALQHCPFSIGRKTENDLVIPDPRVSREHALIQWDSDGFYVVDQNSKHGTYVNGLKIDRHRLQRNDRVEFGVRGEAFLLFDPDRANQSQARQFLSQLSVWKPSTTGTSDLETLTLFLEAARKLNTTSVLDEILVTLIDATLRLTKAERGYVFLRDPEGSLKLAVGRNSKGEPLMDDSTISRSVLNEAASTNKEFLLTDTEAFGKISARESIVAHNLRTIICIPLRKTQVQEKGGATGGDEAELRGVLYLDSKFLAGKLSAVSNDILRTIASEAAGLLENAYLVQAEESAKRYQQELGIAASIQQRLMRVTIPEVSYARVEAKNIPSKDVGGDFFDVIKTDEALSVVVADVSGKGISAALLASILQGMLYAQLMQDIPLQDLVSAANRFICDKIMGEKYATLFIARLTSAGQMEYINCGHVRPLLMSGGEVIELPNSNLPVGLVEFATFEGANAQLHSEDRLVVVTDGVTEAENPAGEFFTSDRLLSLFPKSRGVEDVLGSLTEFCAGVPLNDDCTVLQLCYSGECRAEGDETLSRTM; translated from the coding sequence ATGTCTTTCGGCGGTGCAGGAACCGGAGGCGAGACGATCGCGGGATCGTCCGTGTTCCCCTCCCTGATCTTTGTCCAGGGCACCGAAGAACGACGCATTGCTCTGCAGCACTGCCCATTTTCGATTGGACGCAAAACGGAAAACGATCTGGTCATCCCGGACCCGCGAGTTTCGCGGGAGCATGCTCTGATTCAGTGGGACAGTGACGGGTTCTACGTAGTCGATCAAAACAGCAAGCACGGCACTTACGTAAATGGCCTGAAGATCGACCGCCATCGCCTCCAGCGAAATGACCGCGTGGAGTTTGGAGTGCGCGGCGAGGCGTTTCTGTTGTTCGATCCCGACCGCGCCAACCAGAGCCAGGCCCGCCAGTTCCTCAGCCAGCTTTCCGTTTGGAAACCCTCCACGACCGGCACCTCCGATCTGGAGACCCTGACGCTGTTCCTGGAAGCGGCGCGCAAGCTGAACACCACGTCCGTTCTGGACGAAATCCTCGTGACCTTGATTGATGCGACGTTGCGCCTGACCAAAGCTGAGCGCGGATATGTTTTTCTACGGGATCCCGAGGGCAGCTTGAAGCTGGCGGTGGGGCGGAACTCCAAAGGCGAGCCGCTGATGGATGACAGCACGATTTCACGCTCTGTACTGAACGAAGCGGCCAGCACGAACAAAGAATTTCTGCTCACGGATACGGAAGCGTTTGGCAAAATCTCAGCGCGCGAGAGCATCGTGGCGCACAACCTGCGGACCATCATCTGTATTCCCCTGCGCAAAACCCAGGTACAAGAAAAGGGGGGCGCCACCGGTGGAGATGAGGCTGAGCTTCGCGGAGTCCTGTATTTAGACAGCAAGTTCCTGGCAGGCAAGCTCTCGGCAGTGAGCAATGACATCCTGCGCACGATTGCCAGTGAGGCAGCGGGCCTGCTGGAAAACGCCTATCTGGTGCAGGCGGAAGAATCAGCGAAGCGTTACCAGCAGGAGTTGGGGATTGCCGCATCCATCCAGCAGCGGCTGATGCGCGTGACCATTCCCGAAGTTTCGTATGCGCGCGTTGAGGCCAAGAACATTCCTTCGAAGGACGTGGGAGGAGATTTCTTCGATGTGATCAAGACGGATGAAGCGCTTTCGGTCGTAGTGGCCGACGTTAGCGGGAAGGGAATCTCTGCCGCGCTCCTGGCATCCATTCTGCAGGGCATGTTGTACGCACAGCTGATGCAGGATATTCCTCTCCAGGATCTGGTAAGCGCGGCCAATCGTTTCATCTGCGACAAGATCATGGGCGAGAAATACGCCACGTTATTTATTGCACGCCTGACCAGCGCCGGCCAGATGGAATACATCAACTGCGGGCATGTGCGTCCGCTGCTGATGTCGGGAGGCGAGGTGATCGAGTTGCCAAACTCGAATCTGCCAGTGGGACTGGTGGAGTTCGCCACGTTCGAAGGCGCGAATGCGCAACTCCATTCCGAAGACCGGCTGGTGGTGGTAACCGATGGGGTGACGGAAGCGGAAAACCCTGCGGGTGAGTTCTTCACCAGCGATCGCCTCCTGAGCCTTTTTCCGAAATCACGAGGTGTGGAGGATGTGTTGGGCTCGCTGACAGAGTTCTGCGCCGGAGTGCCACTGAACGACGATTGCACGGTTTTACAGCTTTGTTATTCAGGCGAGTGCCGCGCAGAAGGCGACGAAACCCTGTCCCGCACGATGTGA
- the solA gene encoding N-methyl-L-tryptophan oxidase — translation MNRRDFLTLSASLSATSSLLDWNRLHASVQNQLRQASAGRTFDVIVLGAGSMGSATCCFLAQRGHRVLGLEQFDIPHELGSHLGQSRIIRKAYFEHPDYVPLLDRAYRNWKVLEETTGFQVYFKTGLVYFGKPSDAVMKGIHESANKYNIEVRTLSAGETARKYPQFRLPPAYERLEEPDAGFVTPERSILLFTEQALRHRATILTKTKVLDWSRDSSGVLVRTDRGEFSSKKLVITAGPWAGKMIPGMSSKLRVTRQVLAWMKPKKWEPFVLGQFPCWMVDEYYGFPVLPVGAFGAPIGLKVARHHLGDISDPDQLNRVPNAADEKELVEAMNTFVPDAYGETHVMKVCMYTNTPDQNFILDYLPQFEKDVAIAAGFSGHGFKFSSVVGEIMADLAMNGGTSLPIGFLSAGRFR, via the coding sequence ATGAACAGACGCGACTTCCTGACGCTCTCTGCCAGCCTCTCCGCGACGAGCTCTCTCCTGGACTGGAATCGTTTGCATGCTTCTGTTCAAAACCAGCTAAGGCAGGCGAGCGCCGGCAGAACCTTCGACGTCATCGTTCTCGGCGCCGGCTCGATGGGGTCAGCTACCTGCTGTTTCCTCGCCCAGCGAGGACACCGTGTACTGGGGCTGGAGCAATTCGACATCCCGCACGAGCTGGGATCTCATCTCGGTCAAAGCCGTATCATCCGAAAAGCCTACTTCGAACATCCCGATTACGTCCCCCTGCTTGACCGCGCTTACCGGAACTGGAAGGTTCTGGAGGAAACGACCGGGTTTCAGGTCTACTTCAAAACCGGTCTTGTCTACTTCGGCAAGCCTAGCGACGCCGTCATGAAGGGCATTCATGAATCGGCCAACAAATACAACATCGAAGTCAGAACACTCTCTGCAGGCGAAACTGCCCGAAAGTATCCTCAATTCAGGTTGCCTCCGGCGTATGAGCGCCTAGAGGAGCCAGACGCAGGATTCGTGACTCCCGAGCGATCGATTCTTCTCTTCACCGAACAGGCCCTTCGTCACCGGGCAACTATTCTTACGAAGACGAAGGTTCTCGACTGGTCGCGCGATTCCAGCGGAGTCCTTGTCCGCACAGACCGAGGCGAGTTCTCATCGAAGAAGCTGGTGATCACGGCCGGACCCTGGGCGGGAAAAATGATTCCCGGGATGTCATCCAAACTGCGAGTCACTCGGCAGGTACTGGCCTGGATGAAGCCAAAGAAATGGGAGCCGTTCGTGCTAGGGCAGTTTCCCTGCTGGATGGTGGACGAGTACTATGGATTTCCTGTGTTGCCGGTGGGCGCCTTTGGAGCACCTATCGGGCTGAAGGTCGCGAGACATCATCTCGGTGACATCTCCGATCCCGATCAGCTCAATCGCGTGCCGAACGCTGCCGACGAAAAGGAACTGGTCGAGGCAATGAACACGTTCGTCCCAGATGCCTATGGGGAAACCCACGTCATGAAAGTGTGCATGTATACGAACACGCCGGATCAGAATTTCATCCTCGACTACCTTCCGCAGTTCGAGAAAGACGTGGCCATCGCGGCAGGATTTTCCGGGCACGGATTCAAGTTTTCTTCAGTGGTGGGGGAGATCATGGCGGATTTGGCCATGAACGGTGGAACCTCATTGCCGATTGGATTCCTGAGCGCTGGTCGCTTCCGCTGA
- the argJ gene encoding bifunctional glutamate N-acetyltransferase/amino-acid acetyltransferase ArgJ: MTESLASQIEVPAGFEFNAITCGIKASGNPDLALALARDGASAAALFTRNLVVAAPVIVGRKHLQASRGRLRAVLVNSGNANCATGRPGLEACRQSCTQLAKALAIPTAEVLPSSTGVIGVPFPLDKVTSGLPALLQSSSSTPEAACRFVRAIMTTDTRPKIACATVVAGSKRATIFGCAKGAGMIHPNMATMLAYLFTDAEGTPLQLKSMLKTVADRTLNRISIDGDTSTNDTTLLMASGKSGLRLSSPPVRKRFADALGRVCASLAEQIVKDGEGVQHLVRLHIEGARNEPEADQVARVIATSPLVKTAWAGADPNWGRILAAVGRSGISIDPGRVSIAFGKQFVCKHGVVAEFDENAVHEYLSRPEVEIRVHLGRGRASVSFLTCDLTAEYVRINADYRT; encoded by the coding sequence ATGACCGAGTCTCTCGCCAGCCAGATTGAGGTTCCAGCGGGTTTCGAGTTCAACGCGATAACGTGCGGCATTAAGGCCAGCGGCAATCCGGACCTGGCGCTGGCGTTGGCGCGCGACGGGGCCTCTGCAGCGGCGCTGTTCACCAGGAACCTGGTGGTTGCTGCTCCCGTCATAGTGGGAAGAAAACATCTGCAGGCAAGCCGCGGCAGGCTGCGGGCGGTATTGGTGAACTCCGGGAACGCGAATTGCGCGACGGGGCGCCCCGGTCTTGAAGCCTGTCGTCAGAGCTGCACGCAGTTGGCGAAAGCGCTAGCAATTCCAACTGCAGAGGTTCTTCCATCCTCGACTGGGGTAATTGGGGTCCCATTTCCGCTCGATAAAGTCACCTCTGGCTTGCCTGCGCTTCTGCAGTCGAGTTCCTCGACTCCGGAGGCGGCTTGTCGTTTCGTGCGCGCGATTATGACGACCGATACGCGGCCAAAAATAGCATGCGCCACAGTGGTGGCGGGATCGAAGCGCGCGACGATCTTTGGCTGTGCCAAGGGAGCCGGCATGATCCACCCGAATATGGCGACGATGCTGGCGTATCTATTTACAGACGCGGAAGGGACGCCACTCCAGTTGAAATCAATGCTGAAGACAGTGGCAGACCGTACGTTGAACCGCATCAGCATCGATGGAGACACGTCCACGAACGACACCACACTGCTGATGGCGAGCGGCAAGAGCGGGCTCAGACTGAGCAGTCCACCCGTAAGGAAGCGGTTCGCAGATGCTCTTGGGCGCGTTTGTGCGTCGCTTGCCGAACAGATCGTCAAAGACGGTGAGGGTGTGCAGCACCTCGTTCGTCTGCATATAGAAGGAGCGCGAAATGAGCCGGAAGCGGACCAAGTGGCGCGGGTGATCGCGACGTCGCCGCTGGTGAAGACCGCATGGGCAGGCGCCGATCCTAATTGGGGGCGCATTCTGGCCGCGGTGGGGCGCAGCGGCATCTCCATCGATCCTGGCAGGGTTTCTATCGCATTCGGCAAGCAGTTCGTTTGTAAACACGGAGTCGTAGCTGAGTTTGACGAAAATGCTGTCCATGAGTATCTTTCGCGTCCCGAGGTCGAAATTCGGGTTCACCTGGGGCGAGGAAGGGCTTCAGTAAGCTTCCTGACCTGCGATTTGACTGCGGAGTACGTGAGAATCAACGCCGACTACCGGACGTAA